The following proteins come from a genomic window of Dreissena polymorpha isolate Duluth1 chromosome 1, UMN_Dpol_1.0, whole genome shotgun sequence:
- the LOC127849249 gene encoding uncharacterized protein LOC127849249 → MKHLTTTEDAHVAKESKLQAEVTDLKCRSMRDNLLFFRIPEEQNEICENTILDFIVTKLHIQNAKEEIKIHRAHRVGAFRQDKVRPIVAKFAFFPDKEKVRKAANQLKGTPFGIAEQYPPEVMEKRRKLVPIMKAARAEGKLAYITVDRLFINKRLYVE, encoded by the coding sequence ATGAAACACCTGACAACAACAGAAGATGCACATGTCGCCAAGGAATCGAAACTTCAGGCGGAGGTAACTGATCTGAAATGCCGAAGTATGCGGGACAACCTTCTGTTTTTTAGAATCCCggaagaacaaaatgaaatctgCGAGAACACTATTTTGGACTTTATTGTCACCAAACTACATATTCAAAATGCAAAAGAGGAAATAAAGATTCACAGGGCACACAGAGTGGGAGCTTTCAGACAAGACAAGGTGAGACCAATTGTGGCCAAATTTGCGTTTTTCCCAGATAAGGAAAAGGTGCGGAAAGCAGCCAATCAGTTAAAAGGAACCCCATTTGGCATCGCTGAACAGTATCCCCCGGAAGTAATGGAGAAAAGAAGAAAGCTGGTGCCAATTATGAAGGCGGCACGCGCAGAGGGCAAGCTGGCATATATTACGGTGGACAGGTTGTTCATTAACAAACGGCTGTACGTCGAATAG